A stretch of Candidatus Nanopelagicales bacterium DNA encodes these proteins:
- the menD gene encoding 2-succinyl-5-enolpyruvyl-6-hydroxy-3-cyclohexene-1-carboxylic-acid synthase, which yields MAARRTRHREAGRRSAVTSPALACAAAFVDELVRQGVSDFVLSPGSRSAPVALVLAERERRQHLRLHVRIDERSAGFLAVGLSRRSGEPVAVVCTSGTAVGNLLPSVLEASYSPAQLVLVTADRPAEARGCGAPQTVDQVGIFGSAVRWSVDLPAPESGDATESDAWKAAATRGVAEARSWPGPVHVNAAFRPPLVGSVPEFDSTAGAADVGETATAAPWPGVPPERGLLIVGDLPPAQASLRRQVVDLAAALGWPVIAEPTAGPLDHPNVLRHGPLVLAATGFAGTHTPDLAITVGRFGLTRSVLGVVSGARDHWAVNLNPLCDPPDPARSASVVLPGLPAAPPREPGRPAADEWLAEWLAADCVIAGVVESSRPDEPEADLTGPVAAAEARRSVAPDGLLFIGPSWPIRFLEADWVSVPGVVMANRGVNGIDGVVSSGAGAALAHQLLGGDSSVAVMGDLSFLHDHNGLVWPEGEPEPDLTYVVIDNNGGGLFSQLEQGEPEFARDFERVFGTPHGLDLVAVADAAGLPACLARTVGELRAALANGGARCATGRRVVVASVGGRHEENDRLRQMEANICRAIDNL from the coding sequence ATGGCCGCTCGTCGAACCCGGCATCGCGAAGCTGGTCGGCGAAGCGCTGTGACTTCGCCAGCCCTGGCGTGCGCCGCCGCGTTCGTCGACGAGCTGGTCCGCCAGGGGGTGAGCGACTTCGTGCTGTCGCCAGGCAGCCGGTCGGCGCCCGTGGCGCTTGTGCTCGCCGAGCGGGAGCGGCGGCAACACCTGCGGTTGCACGTGAGGATTGACGAGCGTTCCGCCGGGTTCCTGGCTGTCGGATTGTCCCGGCGGTCAGGTGAGCCGGTGGCGGTCGTATGCACATCGGGCACGGCGGTGGGGAATCTGCTTCCATCGGTCCTCGAGGCCAGCTACTCGCCAGCCCAGCTCGTCTTGGTGACTGCGGACAGGCCCGCTGAAGCTCGCGGTTGCGGAGCTCCGCAGACAGTCGATCAGGTCGGGATCTTCGGTTCGGCGGTGCGCTGGTCGGTTGATCTGCCCGCACCTGAGTCAGGGGACGCAACCGAATCCGACGCGTGGAAGGCAGCGGCCACTCGGGGCGTGGCAGAGGCAAGGTCCTGGCCGGGCCCGGTTCACGTCAACGCCGCCTTCCGCCCGCCGCTCGTTGGCTCGGTTCCGGAGTTCGATTCCACCGCCGGGGCCGCTGATGTGGGGGAAACAGCGACGGCGGCGCCCTGGCCAGGGGTGCCTCCAGAGCGCGGGCTACTTATCGTAGGCGACCTGCCGCCCGCTCAGGCATCCCTTCGTCGGCAGGTCGTGGACCTAGCGGCTGCCTTGGGCTGGCCGGTCATCGCCGAGCCCACCGCTGGGCCTCTTGATCATCCCAACGTGCTTAGGCATGGGCCCCTGGTTCTGGCCGCGACGGGTTTCGCTGGCACGCACACACCTGATCTGGCCATCACGGTGGGGCGGTTCGGTTTGACCCGCTCGGTATTGGGGGTCGTGTCGGGTGCTCGTGACCACTGGGCGGTCAACCTGAATCCGCTGTGCGATCCCCCCGATCCCGCACGATCAGCGTCTGTCGTGCTGCCGGGACTCCCGGCGGCGCCCCCCCGCGAACCGGGGCGCCCGGCGGCGGATGAGTGGCTCGCCGAGTGGCTCGCCGCTGACTGCGTCATCGCCGGGGTCGTGGAGTCGAGCCGACCGGACGAGCCTGAGGCGGATCTGACAGGACCTGTGGCGGCAGCAGAGGCGCGCCGGTCAGTCGCGCCCGACGGGCTGTTGTTCATCGGACCCTCGTGGCCGATCAGGTTCCTGGAAGCGGACTGGGTGTCCGTCCCAGGCGTCGTCATGGCCAACCGTGGAGTCAACGGCATCGACGGGGTCGTGAGCAGTGGTGCGGGAGCTGCGCTGGCTCACCAGCTACTTGGTGGGGACTCAAGCGTCGCGGTCATGGGAGATCTGTCGTTCCTCCATGATCACAACGGGCTGGTGTGGCCTGAGGGCGAGCCGGAGCCGGACCTGACTTACGTCGTGATTGACAACAACGGCGGCGGCTTGTTCTCACAGCTGGAACAGGGCGAACCGGAGTTCGCGCGGGACTTTGAACGAGTCTTCGGCACGCCGCACGGCCTTGACCTGGTCGCCGTCGCCGACGCGGCGGGCCTGCCAGCTTGCCTGGCGCGAACAGTCGGAGAACTTCGCGCAGCGCTCGCGAACGGTGGGGCCCGGTGCGCCACGGGTCGGCGAGTAGTAGTGGCGTCAGTCGGTGGCCGACACGAGGAGAATGACCGCCTTCGGCAGATGGAGGCGAACATCTGCCGCGCGATCGACAACCTCTAG
- a CDS encoding o-succinylbenzoate synthase codes for MNHRRGLAGVLANAVAFRVRLRTRFRGLEFRDGVVLRGPGGAGEFSPFADYDQRADALWLGSALEAAYGEWPAAVRNFVPVNAIVPAVGPDAAAELTRRAIREAGCRTIKIKVASPEEGSAADEARVAAVRGVLDDDLGAGVGRIRVDANGCWDVDTAIERIRVLAEYGLEYVEQPCRTAAELSWLRGRLDVPVAADELVRRDGMVTDLARFADIAILKAPALGGVARTLRIAESVGVPVVISGAMDTSIGLACGVAAAAALPDLAYDCGLGTGELLADDLVVNTTLPRNGGLRVERPTVEDEVLAEARALLLAQAGEQAEVAWLERMIAAWPLVEPGIAKLVGEAL; via the coding sequence GTGAATCACCGTCGGGGCCTGGCTGGTGTGCTCGCCAACGCGGTCGCTTTCCGCGTGCGGTTGCGGACCCGGTTCCGTGGCCTGGAATTCCGCGATGGTGTTGTGCTGCGAGGCCCGGGCGGCGCCGGTGAGTTCTCGCCGTTCGCGGACTACGACCAGCGCGCGGACGCCCTGTGGCTGGGTTCGGCGCTTGAAGCCGCTTACGGTGAGTGGCCCGCGGCCGTCAGGAACTTCGTTCCCGTGAACGCGATTGTGCCGGCGGTCGGTCCCGACGCCGCCGCTGAACTGACGCGCCGAGCGATCCGGGAGGCTGGGTGTCGCACGATCAAGATCAAAGTCGCTTCGCCCGAGGAGGGGTCAGCGGCGGATGAAGCTCGCGTGGCCGCAGTCCGTGGGGTTCTCGACGATGACCTGGGCGCCGGGGTCGGACGGATCCGCGTGGACGCCAACGGGTGCTGGGACGTCGACACCGCCATCGAGCGCATAAGGGTCCTGGCTGAGTACGGACTTGAGTACGTGGAACAGCCCTGCCGCACGGCGGCGGAGCTGAGCTGGCTGCGGGGCCGGTTGGACGTGCCGGTCGCTGCTGACGAGTTGGTCCGCCGCGACGGAATGGTCACTGACCTGGCCCGGTTTGCGGACATCGCCATCCTGAAGGCTCCCGCTCTGGGCGGAGTCGCCCGGACGCTGCGGATCGCTGAATCGGTCGGTGTCCCCGTCGTGATAAGCGGCGCTATGGATACCTCGATTGGTCTGGCATGCGGAGTCGCGGCTGCCGCCGCTTTGCCCGACCTGGCCTACGACTGCGGTCTGGGCACAGGCGAGCTACTGGCTGACGATCTCGTAGTGAACACGACGCTGCCAAGAAACGGTGGCCTGCGTGTCGAGAGGCCGACCGTTGAGGATGAGGTTCTCGCGGAAGCCCGCGCGTTGCTGCTCGCCCAGGCCGGTGAGCAGGCCGAAGTGGCGTGGCTTGAGCGGATGATCGCCGCATGGCCGCTCGTCGAACCCGGCATCGCGAAGCTGGTCGGCGAAGCGCTGTGA
- the menB gene encoding 1,4-dihydroxy-2-naphthoyl-CoA synthase, whose product MESRNRYTLPPVVTPDSPAADDPGHSSVEPGADWLAAGEFSDIRYETADGMAKITINRPDRRNAFRPKTLFELSDAFNLARDDDEVGVIILTGQGDWAFCSGGDQDLRGSDGYLGDDEVGRKGIGRLNVLDLQVQIRRTPKPVVAMVAGYAVGGGHVLHIVCDLSIAADNARFGQTGPKVGSFDGGYGSGLLARQIGQKRSREVWFLCRQYGAEQALDWGLVNAVVPLRDLEKETVAWCQEMLSLSPLALRMLKASHNAADDGLAGVQQLAGDATLLFYMSEEAQEGRNAFQQQRQPNFKQFPKRP is encoded by the coding sequence ATGGAATCGCGGAATCGCTACACCCTGCCTCCCGTGGTCACCCCCGACAGCCCCGCGGCGGATGACCCAGGGCATTCCAGTGTCGAACCTGGAGCGGATTGGCTCGCGGCTGGCGAATTCAGCGACATTCGGTACGAGACCGCTGACGGAATGGCGAAGATCACGATCAACCGGCCCGATCGCCGCAACGCGTTCCGGCCCAAGACACTCTTCGAGTTGTCTGACGCCTTCAACCTGGCTCGCGACGACGACGAGGTCGGGGTCATCATCCTCACGGGTCAGGGGGACTGGGCCTTCTGCTCCGGGGGTGATCAGGATCTGAGGGGTAGCGACGGGTACCTCGGCGATGATGAAGTGGGCCGGAAGGGAATCGGCAGGCTGAATGTTCTTGACCTTCAGGTGCAGATCCGGCGGACCCCGAAGCCGGTAGTGGCCATGGTCGCCGGATACGCGGTGGGTGGCGGGCACGTGCTGCACATCGTGTGCGACCTGAGCATCGCGGCTGACAACGCTCGTTTTGGGCAGACGGGTCCGAAGGTCGGGTCATTCGACGGCGGGTACGGGTCGGGTTTGCTGGCGAGGCAGATCGGCCAGAAGCGTTCCAGGGAGGTCTGGTTCCTCTGCCGTCAGTACGGCGCGGAGCAGGCGTTGGATTGGGGCTTGGTCAATGCGGTCGTCCCTTTGCGCGACTTGGAGAAGGAGACCGTGGCCTGGTGCCAGGAGATGCTCTCCTTGTCTCCGCTCGCACTGCGGATGCTGAAGGCGTCGCACAACGCCGCTGATGATGGGCTGGCTGGTGTTCAGCAACTCGCTGGCGATGCGACGCTTCTGTTCTACATGAGCGAGGAAGCCCAGGAGGGTCGAAACGCCTTCCAGCAACAGAGGCAGCCCAACTTCAAACAGTTCCCCAAACGGCCGTGA
- a CDS encoding AMP-binding protein has translation MSRRALSRILVPPGPPGVGLVAGALSRALSGGQPFAPIPLASQTTPAAHAAAMSAAVEASAPLKRDDIAIVLATSGSTGEPRGVVLTSSALTASAQLGSAAMGPPGVWLTAMPVTGIGGLLTVARALLAGGEPMAWPGVGGAEPFTAKSFTSTARSVLDRARADGLPAYVSLVPTQVTRLLGDPAALDALAGFGRVIVGGARLARHSRAAATAAGVRIVETYGMTETCGGVVYDGKPLPGVLVDVCADTGVVRLGGPTIAVGYRLRPDLDRRRFANGWFITSDLGRWDGETLTVLGRCDDVIKVGGVKVSLPAVTEAVRSDSRVIDALTVAAQDPEWGAVPTTYVVPDDASATRPGVLADALTVELIGIVTSRLGRASAPRRIEFVAELPHLPSGKAGILPHPAGGTLPHFVGGPPTKWGRGHPGPPADSQT, from the coding sequence ATGAGCAGACGCGCGCTAAGCCGCATCCTCGTGCCTCCCGGGCCGCCCGGAGTGGGGCTTGTGGCGGGCGCCCTGTCGCGGGCTTTGTCCGGTGGTCAGCCATTCGCACCCATCCCTCTGGCTTCGCAGACAACGCCTGCCGCGCATGCGGCTGCCATGTCCGCGGCTGTGGAAGCCAGCGCGCCCCTGAAACGCGACGACATCGCTATCGTGCTGGCCACGAGCGGGTCCACAGGAGAGCCCCGGGGCGTGGTGCTCACCTCCTCAGCTCTGACTGCTTCCGCACAGCTTGGGTCCGCCGCCATGGGGCCCCCAGGTGTGTGGCTGACCGCGATGCCCGTTACAGGAATCGGCGGGCTGCTCACGGTGGCCAGGGCGCTGCTGGCTGGAGGCGAGCCCATGGCCTGGCCAGGTGTCGGTGGTGCGGAGCCGTTCACCGCCAAGTCGTTCACTTCAACTGCGCGGAGCGTCTTGGACCGAGCGCGAGCTGATGGGTTACCCGCCTACGTGTCCCTTGTGCCCACTCAAGTGACCCGCCTGCTCGGCGATCCCGCTGCCCTGGACGCGCTGGCGGGTTTCGGCCGGGTCATCGTTGGAGGGGCCCGCTTGGCGCGGCACTCAAGGGCCGCGGCGACTGCGGCCGGGGTGCGGATCGTCGAAACGTACGGCATGACCGAAACCTGCGGCGGAGTCGTCTATGACGGCAAGCCGCTGCCAGGAGTCCTGGTGGATGTCTGCGCCGACACTGGCGTGGTCCGACTTGGAGGACCAACAATCGCCGTCGGCTACCGCCTGCGCCCGGATCTGGACCGCCGCCGATTCGCGAACGGATGGTTCATCACGTCCGACCTCGGGCGCTGGGACGGCGAGACGCTGACGGTGCTGGGACGTTGCGACGATGTGATCAAAGTGGGGGGAGTCAAGGTCTCTTTGCCGGCGGTGACCGAAGCCGTGCGCTCGGATTCCCGGGTCATCGACGCGCTCACCGTCGCCGCCCAGGACCCCGAATGGGGCGCTGTCCCGACTACGTATGTCGTTCCAGATGACGCTTCAGCGACCCGACCAGGCGTTCTGGCCGACGCTCTCACGGTCGAACTGATAGGAATCGTGACTTCCAGATTGGGCCGCGCTTCCGCGCCCAGGCGGATTGAATTCGTAGCTGAACTCCCGCACCTTCCGAGCGGCAAGGCGGGGATCCTCCCCCACCCCGCTGGGGGCACCCTCCCCCACTTCGTGGGGGGACCCCCAACGAAGTGGGGGAGGGGGCACCCAGGCCCGCCAGCGGACAGTCAAACCTGA
- a CDS encoding 1,4-dihydroxy-2-naphthoate polyprenyltransferase, whose translation MATARQWIAGARPRTLPAAIAPVAVGTGVAAHEHAFSAPRAILALAVALALQVGVNFANDYSDGVRGTDAVRVGPVRLVGQRLAPPGAVLAAAVASFGLAGIAGLALIALSGAWWLLAVGAAAIASAWFYTGGRRPYGYAGLGEAFVFAFFGVVAVMGTAYTQTGTLTTLALIASIPPGLWACAILLANNLRDIPGDREVGKMTLAVKLGDRRTRHVYVAVMGLGFVAIAALAIFSLPALIGLLAVPLAVKPVSVVASSASGPALIPVLGGTGAVLLAGGLLVAVGLGV comes from the coding sequence ATGGCGACTGCCCGCCAGTGGATCGCCGGTGCCAGACCGCGCACACTGCCCGCCGCGATCGCACCCGTCGCTGTTGGAACCGGTGTCGCCGCGCACGAGCACGCGTTCTCCGCTCCTAGAGCGATCCTGGCCCTAGCAGTCGCGCTGGCACTACAGGTCGGCGTCAACTTCGCCAACGACTACAGCGACGGGGTACGCGGCACGGACGCGGTACGCGTCGGCCCGGTGAGACTGGTTGGCCAGCGACTGGCACCACCGGGCGCTGTCCTCGCGGCCGCAGTCGCGTCGTTCGGGCTCGCCGGGATCGCGGGCCTGGCGCTAATCGCGTTGTCCGGGGCCTGGTGGCTCCTCGCGGTGGGAGCGGCCGCGATCGCGTCCGCGTGGTTCTACACCGGTGGCCGCCGCCCGTACGGGTATGCCGGCCTCGGGGAGGCTTTCGTCTTTGCCTTCTTCGGCGTAGTCGCTGTCATGGGCACCGCGTACACGCAAACCGGGACGCTCACCACGCTGGCGCTCATCGCCTCGATCCCACCCGGGCTTTGGGCTTGCGCGATCCTGCTGGCTAACAACCTGCGGGACATCCCGGGAGACCGCGAAGTCGGCAAGATGACTCTGGCCGTGAAGCTCGGCGATCGGAGGACCCGGCATGTGTATGTCGCCGTGATGGGGCTTGGTTTCGTCGCGATCGCAGCCCTCGCCATCTTCTCCCTCCCGGCGCTCATCGGGCTGCTGGCCGTGCCCTTGGCTGTCAAGCCAGTGTCCGTTGTCGCTTCCAGTGCCTCTGGGCCAGCTCTGATCCCAGTGCTCGGCGGCACGGGCGCGGTCCTGCTGGCGGGCGGGCTGCTCGTGGCCGTCGGCCTCGGCGTCTGA
- a CDS encoding BsuBI/PstI family type II restriction endonuclease: protein MRDDHGIATRIAEAQEFLRRVGLDAERQNERSARILLALLQLEPGKPWPQAANPPLRTVEIIDWIDRKLGHRYKPNTRETIRRQTLHQFADTLLVEQNPDEPTRPVNSPKWCYRIHPTALELARRFGTGRPDGMFEHYLALRPGLVQQYAVARQMNRIPVTLPSGEAIQLSPGGQNILLKKMVEEFCERFTPGGVVLYIGDADAKWAVFDVDRLAALGVTVDSHGKMPDLVVHYPDRNWMVLLEAASSHGPVDAKRHGELSNLFGSSSAGLVFVSCFPSRREMRKYLADIAWETEVWCADNLSHLIHFNGERFLGPYGS from the coding sequence ATGAGAGACGATCACGGGATCGCCACGCGCATTGCCGAAGCCCAGGAGTTCCTCCGCAGGGTCGGCCTCGACGCGGAACGCCAGAACGAACGTTCTGCGCGAATCCTCCTGGCGCTGCTCCAGCTCGAACCCGGCAAGCCGTGGCCCCAGGCAGCCAACCCGCCGCTGCGCACTGTCGAGATCATTGACTGGATTGACCGGAAACTCGGGCATCGGTACAAGCCGAACACCCGGGAAACGATCAGGCGCCAGACGCTGCACCAGTTCGCCGACACGCTGCTGGTTGAGCAGAACCCGGATGAACCGACACGCCCAGTCAACTCGCCGAAATGGTGCTACCGAATCCATCCCACGGCGCTAGAACTGGCGCGCAGGTTTGGCACGGGGAGGCCGGATGGCATGTTCGAGCACTACCTCGCTCTCCGGCCCGGCCTCGTTCAGCAGTACGCAGTGGCACGTCAGATGAACCGAATACCGGTCACACTGCCCAGCGGTGAAGCGATCCAGCTGAGTCCTGGGGGGCAGAACATCCTGTTGAAGAAGATGGTGGAGGAGTTCTGTGAACGCTTCACCCCCGGCGGCGTGGTGCTGTACATCGGAGACGCTGATGCGAAGTGGGCTGTGTTTGACGTGGACCGGCTGGCGGCGCTCGGGGTCACAGTTGACAGCCATGGCAAGATGCCGGACCTGGTGGTGCACTATCCAGACAGGAACTGGATGGTCCTGCTGGAGGCCGCCTCGTCGCATGGACCTGTCGATGCCAAGCGGCACGGCGAACTAAGCAATCTATTCGGGAGTTCGTCCGCTGGGCTGGTGTTCGTTTCCTGCTTCCCCTCCCGCCGCGAGATGCGGAAGTACCTTGCCGACATCGCTTGGGAAACTGAGGTTTGGTGCGCTGACAACCTGAGTCACTTGATTCACTTCAACGGTGAGCGGTTTCTGGGCCCATACGGGAGTTGA
- a CDS encoding Eco57I restriction-modification methylase domain-containing protein, with protein sequence MIPRQLLAHAEARRVGAASRLDDKSRSALGQFFTPGRAASLIAAIPRLPREGQLRILDPGAGSGSLTAAIVARILSESPQLDVEVVGVETDPTVAGYLRDTFEDCKDAARSSGMSLDASVIEGDFIDLATGLLASEPLLSRPFDLVIMNPPYLKLGARSSHRLAVAAIGADCPNLYAAFLAVGVEVLRDGGQLAAITPRSFANGPYFGSFRRFLLDRLALDAIHTFQSRSTVFADTGVLQENIVFSGTRVGKRSHVTIAISAGHHDVAVVRTVPYNEVVRPGDPHKFVRVFANDKDQEAADSMALIPCTLSGIGLSVSTGRVVDFRVRDLLRNEMDEATVPLVYPGNIRGGIVEWPREIRKPQALDVSDEVRAAKRVMPNGYYVLAKRFSAKEERRRIVAGVWDPTGHAAKTVAFENHLNVFHRSGAGLDRFLAIGLSYWLNSTLVDRFFRTFSGHTQVNATDLRTLRFPSDDEMRALGARFDPRLPDQDTLDEIVAGHFEL encoded by the coding sequence GTGATACCGCGGCAGCTGCTCGCCCACGCAGAGGCTCGCCGAGTCGGGGCGGCATCCAGGCTTGACGACAAGTCTCGGTCAGCACTCGGCCAGTTCTTCACCCCCGGGCGCGCGGCTTCGCTGATTGCCGCGATTCCCCGGCTGCCACGCGAAGGCCAACTTCGGATTCTCGACCCTGGGGCTGGGTCGGGCTCGCTGACGGCTGCGATCGTTGCCCGAATCCTGAGCGAGTCGCCCCAACTCGACGTTGAGGTTGTTGGTGTCGAAACAGATCCCACTGTCGCTGGGTACCTGCGCGACACGTTTGAGGACTGCAAGGACGCTGCCAGGTCAAGCGGCATGAGTCTGGATGCGTCAGTGATTGAGGGCGATTTCATAGACCTCGCTACCGGGTTGCTCGCCAGTGAACCCCTGCTTTCGCGGCCGTTCGACTTGGTCATCATGAATCCCCCATACCTGAAACTCGGGGCGCGTTCCTCGCACCGGCTCGCTGTCGCCGCGATCGGCGCCGACTGCCCGAATCTGTATGCCGCCTTCCTCGCGGTCGGCGTTGAAGTGCTGCGGGACGGTGGGCAACTCGCGGCGATCACGCCGCGCTCTTTCGCCAACGGACCTTACTTCGGCAGCTTTCGTCGGTTCCTGCTGGACCGGCTTGCACTGGATGCGATTCACACATTCCAGTCGCGGTCGACGGTGTTCGCTGACACGGGCGTGCTCCAGGAGAACATCGTGTTCTCGGGCACTCGTGTCGGCAAGCGCTCACACGTCACCATCGCGATCAGCGCGGGGCATCATGACGTGGCAGTTGTGCGTACCGTCCCGTACAACGAGGTTGTCAGACCCGGTGACCCGCACAAGTTCGTCCGCGTCTTCGCCAATGACAAGGATCAGGAGGCCGCGGACTCGATGGCGCTCATCCCATGCACGCTCTCCGGCATCGGGCTCAGTGTTTCCACGGGCCGGGTTGTCGATTTCCGCGTCCGGGACCTCCTGCGGAACGAGATGGACGAAGCTACGGTGCCCCTCGTGTACCCGGGCAACATTCGGGGCGGGATCGTTGAGTGGCCCCGGGAGATCCGTAAGCCGCAAGCCTTAGACGTGTCCGACGAGGTCCGAGCGGCGAAGCGCGTGATGCCCAACGGCTACTACGTCCTCGCGAAACGGTTCTCCGCGAAGGAGGAGCGGCGGAGAATTGTCGCTGGAGTGTGGGATCCGACCGGACACGCGGCAAAGACGGTCGCGTTCGAGAACCACCTGAACGTGTTCCACCGCAGCGGGGCTGGCTTGGATCGCTTCCTCGCAATCGGTCTGTCGTACTGGCTGAATTCGACGCTCGTCGACCGCTTCTTCCGCACGTTCTCGGGTCACACTCAGGTCAACGCGACGGACCTGCGGACACTCCGATTCCCGAGCGACGATGAGATGCGGGCGCTGGGAGCGCGCTTCGACCCTCGCTTGCCGGACCAGGACACCTTGGACGAAATCGTCGCTGGCCACTTTGAATTGTGA
- a CDS encoding polysaccharide deacetylase family protein: MRSPDSPRLVPVLLYHHVVAGRPDEPWAIGSNELRRHLQMLAATGAATFTASDYADHCRSATLPEKPLAMVTFDDAHAGVVDLALPILQELGLRATFFVATGFLGKPGNISASALRGLAGTDLEIGSHSISHPQLDVISEHDAWIEIARSLDALQDITGSAVTSFSYPHGYHGPVARRLVERAGYETAHAVKNSFSYVGDDLLAVARLTVLADTPTAVVGEWINRRGAPIARRSEAARTRLWRHYRRARMRLGPGLGQPAVASTEAADDADG; the protein is encoded by the coding sequence ATGCGATCGCCGGACTCCCCCCGCCTGGTTCCCGTCCTGCTGTACCACCACGTAGTGGCGGGCCGACCCGACGAGCCCTGGGCGATCGGCTCGAACGAACTGCGCCGACATCTCCAGATGCTGGCCGCCACAGGAGCGGCTACATTCACCGCCAGCGACTACGCCGACCACTGCCGATCGGCGACATTGCCCGAGAAACCCCTGGCGATGGTCACATTCGATGACGCCCACGCCGGTGTGGTGGACCTCGCGCTTCCGATTCTCCAGGAGCTCGGGCTGCGGGCCACGTTCTTCGTCGCCACTGGATTCCTTGGCAAGCCGGGCAACATCTCTGCCAGCGCCCTGCGAGGGCTCGCCGGGACCGATCTGGAGATCGGCTCCCACAGCATCAGCCATCCGCAGCTAGATGTGATCAGCGAGCACGATGCCTGGATCGAGATAGCGCGTAGCCTCGACGCGCTGCAGGACATCACAGGTAGCGCGGTTACCTCCTTCTCATACCCGCACGGCTATCACGGACCTGTCGCGCGCCGACTCGTCGAGCGTGCTGGCTACGAGACCGCCCACGCCGTGAAGAACTCGTTCAGCTATGTAGGCGACGACCTGTTGGCGGTGGCCCGGCTCACAGTGCTCGCCGATACTCCCACCGCTGTCGTTGGCGAATGGATCAACCGCCGCGGCGCCCCGATCGCGCGTCGTTCCGAAGCAGCGCGGACGCGGCTGTGGCGCCACTACCGGCGAGCACGCATGCGCCTCGGGCCTGGCCTGGGGCAACCGGCGGTCGCTTCGACGGAGGCCGCCGACGATGCTGACGGTTGA